A region of Salinibacter sp. 10B DNA encodes the following proteins:
- a CDS encoding DUF2459 domain-containing protein encodes MYWWRQWLLLALLGWLLLLATRCHLPRQTVTPTPDSTSTVYLVRHGWHAGIAVRRTDVPAGVWPVLDAFPTARYLEVGWREARYYPGDTRGVWGAFRAGAWPTGSVLHVVPISGSVQGTFPQNTIVRIPVAPQELRALVQYVAESFSVNNQGNAIPAASGYYAGSRFYQSELTYHVFNNCNHWTAGALEAAGCDTAPRWTLTVGRVIAQAEACGTRLPSAPEP; translated from the coding sequence ATGTACTGGTGGCGTCAATGGCTTTTGCTCGCACTCCTGGGCTGGCTCCTCCTTCTGGCCACCCGGTGCCACCTGCCCCGGCAGACCGTGACCCCGACCCCGGACAGCACGAGCACCGTCTACCTCGTTCGGCATGGCTGGCACGCCGGGATTGCGGTCCGCCGCACCGACGTGCCGGCCGGGGTCTGGCCAGTGCTCGACGCGTTTCCGACGGCTCGCTACCTAGAGGTGGGGTGGCGGGAAGCCCGCTACTATCCGGGCGACACCCGGGGCGTGTGGGGGGCCTTCCGCGCTGGGGCTTGGCCCACCGGCAGCGTGCTCCACGTCGTGCCCATCTCCGGCAGCGTGCAGGGCACCTTTCCGCAAAATACCATCGTCCGCATTCCGGTGGCCCCGCAGGAGCTGCGTGCCCTCGTGCAGTACGTTGCTGAATCGTTTTCGGTGAACAACCAGGGCAATGCCATCCCCGCAGCTTCGGGCTACTATGCCGGGAGTCGGTTCTATCAGTCGGAGTTGACCTACCACGTCTTCAACAACTGCAACCACTGGACCGCCGGGGCGCTGGAGGCCGCCGGCTGCGACACGGCCCCACGCTGGACACTGACAGTGGGACGGGTGATAGCACAAGCCGAGGCGTGCGGTACCCGTCTGCCGTCGGCACCGGAGCCGTAG